A portion of the Manihot esculenta cultivar AM560-2 chromosome 2, M.esculenta_v8, whole genome shotgun sequence genome contains these proteins:
- the LOC110609007 gene encoding protein IQ-DOMAIN 22 has translation MPSQIPASHYHLAIANKNQMGKASKWFRAVLGLKKPEPLPSQQQQQQTTGRPKEKRRWSFVKSYREKDHPQQHVKHGVSDDQEAPVMVQCSSEYEEDPNKHAIAVAAATAAVAEAAVAAAHAAAEVVRLTSSGRCANSPAVTYDNGSQAWLEDLAAVKIQSAFRGYLARRALRALKALVRLQALVRGHIERKRTKEWVHRMQALLRAQARARTGRIQHSESSHSSCKSSHFHHPGPPTPEKFEHVTRPSSGKYEQSSILKRTGSKSNGRAISDDDKAHVSFNWSERGMDESSWEQIVPFARTGTIDDEKSDKILEIDTGRPHFTPKRRNLFHSSHLALAPVQYSYSFTTSKDSMNHRTVPSPSSGEVQSFTRENEEAFCTAENSPQFYSASSRGGSGRRSPFTPSKSDGSASFLSGYSDYYPNYMSYTESSRAKVRSLSAPKQRPQYERSSSTKRYYIHGFGEPRSSSAQRASAVRASFTSKAYPGSGRLDRLGMPVGQRF, from the exons ATGCCATCTCAAATCCCTGCAAGCCACTACCATCTCGCTATTGCTAACAAAAACCAAATGGGCAAAGCCTCCAAGTGGTTTCGGGCAGTTCTTGGCCTTAAAAAACCCGAACCGCTTCCAtcacagcagcagcagcagcaaacCACGGGTCGTCCGAAGGAGAAACGAAGATGGAGCTTTGTGAAATCATACCGTGAGAAAGATCACCCTCAACAGCACGTAAAACATGGAGTTTCGGATGATCAGGAGGCTCCCGTAATGGTTCAGTGTTCGTCAGAGTACGAAGAGGATCCTAACAAGCACGCGATCGCAGTAGCCGCTGCCACGGCAGCAGTTGCCGAGGCTGCTGTGGCAGCGGCTCATGCGGCAGCGGAGGTTGTAAGGTTGACGAGTAGCGGAAGGTGCGCTAACAGCCCAGCAGTGACGTACGATAACGGGAGCCAAGCCTGGCTTGAGGATTTGGCCGCCGTTAAGATACAATCTGCTTTTCGAGGCTACTTG GCAAGAAGGGCTTTGCGCGCATTAAAAGCATTAGTTAGGCTTCAGGCGCTGGTAAGAGGTCACATTGAGAGGAAGCGAACTAAAGAATGGGTTCATCGTATGCAAGCATTATTGAGAGCCCAAGCACGAGCACGAACAGGACGGATACAGCACTCTGAATCTTCACATTCAAGTTGCAAGTCTTCTCACTTTCACCATCCT GGTCCGCCCACCCCCGAAAAGTTTGAACATGTAACACGGCCCAGCAGTGGAAAATACGAACAGTCATCAATTCTTAAG AGGACTGGATCAAAATCTAATGGCAGGGCAATTAGTGATGACGACAAAGCACACGTATCCTTTAATTGGTCAGAACGTGGCATGGACGAAAGCTCATGGGAGCAAATAGTGCCCTTTGCAAGAACCGGCACTATAGATGACGAGAAGAGTGACAAGATCCTTGAAATAGATACCGGAAGACCCCACTTCACCCCTAAACGCAGAAACCTTTTCCATTCCTCTCACCTTGCGTTGGCTCCAGTTCAATATAGTTATAGTTTCACAACTTCAAAAGACTCTATGAACCATCGAACTGTTCCAAGTCCATCATCAGGTGAAGTCCAGTCTTTTACTCGTGAGAATGAGGAAGCCTTTTGCACTGCTGAAAATAGCCCACAGTTCTACTCGGCATCTTCAAGAGGGGGTAGTGGCAGAAGAAGTCCCTTTACTCCCAGTAAGAGCGACggctcagcaagctttcttagCGGGTACTCAGACTACTACCCAAATTACATGTCTTACACTGAATCCTCAAGGGCTAAAGTGAGATCTCTCAGTGCTCCAAAGCAAAGGCCTCAGTACGAGAGATCAAGTTCAACAAAGAGGTACTACATTCATGGCTTTGGCGAGCCAAGATCCAGCAGTGCACAGAGGGCTTCTGCCGTGCGCGCAAGCTTTACCAGCAAAGCTTATCCAGGATCTGGTCGCTTGGACAGACTAGGAATGCCTGTTGGGCAGAGATTCTAA